One region of Termitidicoccus mucosus genomic DNA includes:
- a CDS encoding autotransporter-associated beta strand repeat-containing protein: protein MQTLKNDFLAAKAAFSWLPLMLALGGAAMGQTVIDVDRNRFESAHANVTGTTIINVHDGVTYTYEGAGLIASEDGGALKVDGRNTMLIIGPVDGGTGKTVFTGNQAWRGGAITLVNTASASLTNVRFGDLNRANAGNRTIGEHGGAINISAGASLTLRNAEFYRNVAERGPRLSTGSIGGGHGGAIYMISSGTLEIYDSTFGALARPDPVDFFSAGWTPAVNAVSTDDRGTGNWAISGLGGAIGSSAAGATRISIYNSFFYHNTAARSSIAAGGAGGAIALGENGGAQQAYIENTLFYGNRARDGLGGGAIYVNGAGGVTVTLQDSVFTNNFTTGNGGAIYMNAGRLNLIATRDLAYEGNYAATGVTNSAPSAAKGGFLYMSGAAIANIDIAPGATLTIGSTANSAHDTFTSNNTNATINVNSGSAGGSGGGTLVLHGASTNFSGTLAVHAGGVLLGGTSARLTGTNTVTVKTGGTFGGIGIARNVSVESGGVLQVGLNDMAAPTDSLFAATGTLMMANSSKFTGNGYIMAAINEEGSPINSIVLGTSAGDWVTAEILASSTIIISGSSLLTGSGGLLKTGDGTLEIRRAGDYAGGTRLEGGLLVIRDANALGTGTVSVSGTNTGVIFGTGMDFANAMDISGGVTLTTSVGDVSMQGSITGAGTLIKQGSRELMLNNSASAFTGTIAINQGVLSGNINAASAVRFANATYAGNLVRSAGQLLAGSGSISGNLSLADGRLSFDLRDYDGAIGGVFYDQIRVSGSISNSGNTTINLDNVGTQQTYFLMFGGDLSGLNLANFSVSSVNGAAITNRYDPILGIGHSGSSFAVSPGVRNLRVAWAGSNTGAPAAWDTHAGNWGESSGERYFRHGDSVVFGAASSGTIAIDAAGVTVGDLSVETAAGQSLAFTGGGITGTDALTDSDRHTGGTDGLVYLGGGSTAAVTSRLVKTGEGTLVFANDANSFAGGIEIRSGTLAFGDGGQLGRMGQAIDFINDAALRADGNTALAGNVTIAADKTATFDTRENSLDFTGTLVSAATSKIAKAGSGDLWIYNTNHAGHLGGTEVREGRLLLGGNADLGSGAVLVSSSATFGGHGTARNVTALAGSVLQVGTPDAMVAEQLTVSSTLTLHAGAQLNFNILSGNADPASSVNSSLTAGGLAIVGGSSANLTIDLDRLANGVYNFGNVSTLTGAKITYSGQDLGERQRITYESLANSGTLLIKIDLPDNEVMRWTGAVNGEWNINTANWQIAASGSSYWFGDGDKIIFDGAADAANPGNRTINIAGRRMTLSDLVVSGTADYVFRGGAEIITDASSATPNISGSAQGKLYKSGAGTLAFENAGNQFNGGIEIAGGAVSFTRAEQLRTNGAGIVLDSGTLRAAAELLVLSEEIKIGTGASGAFDTAGHTVRYTGTFASGASGTFVKTGSGALELMADNSAYDGSMLVTGGELLLRNDALAQTRLGGTVRVLSGGAFGGEGVVTGTVTVGQGGSLRIGTAVTGQEQLQVADLRMEDGSFLYGGGVLAGAMTVGSSAGGLVTLNNIAGKPVTITATTSGPGTLVKAGGGVLTLSGTAALGHHATRIAGGLVYLRDIDSGEIPTVVHSFDLAGGWLDLSDVRDYGDVPFITWNNLSFTGSAGGVIGYGDEIKLRDGDVGFQIGGSGTGRGVFVVVDAGSGTATLSGSSNYVGYTRVDSGVLSVSHDTNLGNTDASIVAPRDVILNGGNLLVAGGFASERKIEMRQSGTVIVNSGTASWLDLSGAGAFTKEGEGTLFLTLPGSGTSAHTGAKTVAAGVLQGRANTLAGVITNSSTVALYADESDFPAGVFTGTIVGGTFAKTGDGTADIGSTAAFTGLAALRVEDGVLTSTGMPLTLSAVASIDIGDRGTFSLPKGGTLTAAVVRNQGMIRVGLGAGGTVPSETLTIQGDYHGGASAAAPGYLTLGLGRVVEGRVIEADTFHITGSAAGTTYVTFARQTANDPFADNLANLADSLPLNVVRVDGGGGEFLQSGRLTYGVKDYVLVYEPDTGTSHWRISLASEIPALVAVDAALMLANHASFGGLSQRLESMGLLDGYKGRQGFDLWANGIYRRDKFSDTIYSGATANTYGWQAGVDYTDANLSFALGIFVEKITSDTDMPYATDTKSDTDGFGAYITYRPSKWFFNLLIRLNNGRYDVNIPETPTFGTDTGGAGISVDVGRYYDLGSGWLLEPQVQFQWSRSNVDNTKDSVPVAGINDPRTNYAREYRVRAIEYSSLRGSLMLSRSLVTRHGWEVRPYARAAYAGEFGGDTEMTVYTIGETIKYDNSLGGGYGTLNGGATVRIRDRFDLWADLAWYYAGKIDGYSINLGAGWRF from the coding sequence ATGCAAACTCTCAAAAATGACTTTCTTGCAGCCAAGGCGGCTTTTTCATGGCTGCCCCTGATGCTGGCTCTCGGCGGTGCGGCCATGGGACAGACGGTGATTGACGTGGACCGGAACCGCTTTGAGAGCGCCCATGCCAACGTGACCGGCACCACCATCATCAACGTCCATGATGGCGTCACCTACACTTACGAGGGGGCCGGGCTGATCGCGTCGGAGGACGGCGGTGCGCTCAAGGTGGACGGGCGCAACACCATGCTCATCATCGGCCCCGTGGACGGCGGCACGGGCAAGACCGTCTTCACCGGCAACCAGGCGTGGCGTGGCGGTGCGATTACCTTGGTCAACACCGCCAGTGCCTCCCTCACCAACGTCCGCTTCGGCGACCTGAACCGCGCCAACGCCGGCAACCGCACCATCGGCGAGCACGGCGGCGCCATCAATATCAGCGCCGGCGCCTCCCTCACCCTCCGCAATGCCGAGTTCTACCGCAACGTCGCGGAGCGCGGCCCGCGACTGAGCACCGGCAGTATCGGCGGCGGCCATGGCGGCGCCATTTACATGATCAGCTCCGGCACGCTCGAAATTTATGATTCCACCTTCGGCGCCCTCGCGCGACCCGACCCGGTGGATTTTTTCAGCGCAGGCTGGACCCCGGCTGTGAACGCCGTCTCCACCGACGACCGCGGCACCGGCAACTGGGCCATCAGCGGGCTGGGCGGTGCCATCGGCTCCTCCGCTGCCGGCGCTACCCGCATCTCCATCTATAATTCCTTCTTCTACCACAACACCGCCGCCCGCAGTTCCATCGCCGCAGGCGGCGCAGGCGGCGCTATCGCGCTGGGAGAGAACGGCGGCGCCCAGCAGGCCTATATCGAGAATACGCTCTTTTACGGAAACCGCGCCCGTGACGGACTCGGCGGCGGTGCCATCTACGTGAACGGCGCAGGCGGCGTCACCGTCACCCTCCAGGACTCCGTCTTCACCAACAACTTCACCACCGGCAATGGCGGCGCCATTTATATGAACGCAGGCAGGCTCAACCTCATCGCCACCCGCGACCTCGCCTACGAGGGCAATTACGCCGCCACCGGCGTCACCAACTCCGCCCCCTCCGCCGCCAAGGGCGGTTTCCTCTACATGAGCGGTGCCGCCATCGCCAACATCGACATCGCTCCCGGTGCCACCCTCACGATCGGCAGCACCGCCAACTCCGCCCACGACACCTTCACCAGCAATAACACAAATGCCACCATCAATGTGAACTCCGGTTCCGCCGGCGGCAGTGGCGGCGGCACGCTCGTCCTCCACGGTGCCAGCACCAACTTCAGCGGCACGCTGGCCGTCCACGCCGGAGGCGTCCTCCTTGGCGGCACCTCCGCGCGCCTCACTGGGACAAATACCGTCACGGTCAAGACTGGCGGCACCTTCGGCGGCATCGGCATCGCTCGCAATGTCTCAGTGGAGAGTGGTGGTGTTCTCCAAGTCGGACTTAATGACATGGCGGCCCCTACTGACTCACTTTTTGCCGCAACTGGCACACTGATGATGGCCAATAGTTCCAAATTTACCGGGAACGGTTATATTATGGCTGCTATAAATGAAGAGGGGAGTCCAATTAATAGCATCGTGCTTGGCACCTCTGCTGGTGATTGGGTGACTGCTGAGATATTGGCGAGTTCAACTATTATCATCAGTGGAAGTAGCTTGCTTACCGGCTCTGGTGGGTTGCTTAAAACAGGCGACGGGACATTGGAGATAAGGCGCGCGGGTGATTATGCCGGCGGCACTCGGTTGGAAGGCGGGCTCCTTGTCATTCGAGACGCCAACGCCCTCGGCACCGGCACGGTCAGCGTCAGTGGCACGAATACCGGGGTGATCTTCGGTACCGGTATGGATTTTGCCAATGCGATGGACATCTCAGGTGGCGTCACATTGACGACTTCCGTTGGCGATGTTTCGATGCAGGGAAGCATCACTGGTGCCGGCACCTTGATCAAACAGGGAAGCCGCGAGCTCATGCTTAATAACAGCGCCTCAGCCTTCACAGGCACCATCGCCATCAATCAGGGTGTCCTTTCCGGCAATATCAACGCCGCCTCCGCCGTGCGCTTCGCCAATGCCACTTACGCCGGCAATCTTGTCCGCTCCGCCGGGCAGTTGCTCGCCGGAAGTGGCAGCATCAGCGGCAATCTTTCGCTGGCCGACGGACGATTGTCCTTTGACTTGCGCGATTATGACGGAGCCATAGGGGGAGTCTTCTATGATCAGATCAGGGTGAGCGGGAGCATATCAAATTCCGGGAACACCACCATCAATCTCGACAATGTAGGGACTCAACAGACCTATTTCCTCATGTTTGGCGGCGACCTCTCCGGCCTGAATCTCGCGAATTTCTCCGTCTCCTCCGTCAACGGCGCTGCCATCACCAATCGCTATGACCCGATTCTCGGAATCGGACACTCCGGTTCCTCCTTCGCGGTCTCCCCCGGCGTGCGCAATCTCCGTGTGGCGTGGGCGGGAAGCAACACCGGCGCGCCTGCCGCGTGGGACACGCATGCCGGGAACTGGGGTGAGTCTTCCGGCGAACGTTACTTCCGGCACGGCGACAGCGTGGTCTTCGGCGCGGCTTCGTCGGGCACCATCGCCATCGACGCGGCGGGCGTGACCGTCGGCGACCTCTCCGTCGAAACCGCCGCCGGGCAATCGCTCGCCTTCACGGGCGGCGGCATCACCGGCACCGACGCGTTGACCGATTCCGACCGGCATACCGGCGGCACGGATGGCTTGGTTTACCTTGGCGGCGGTTCGACCGCCGCGGTGACCAGCAGGCTCGTCAAGACCGGCGAGGGCACGCTCGTGTTTGCCAACGACGCCAATTCGTTTGCGGGCGGTATCGAGATCCGTTCCGGCACGCTCGCATTCGGCGACGGCGGCCAGCTTGGCAGGATGGGGCAGGCAATCGATTTTATCAACGATGCCGCGTTGCGCGCCGACGGAAACACCGCGCTCGCGGGCAATGTGACCATCGCGGCGGACAAGACGGCGACGTTCGACACACGGGAAAACTCGCTCGACTTCACGGGAACATTGGTCTCGGCGGCCACCTCGAAAATCGCCAAGGCCGGTTCGGGCGATTTGTGGATTTATAATACCAACCACGCCGGGCATCTGGGCGGCACGGAGGTGCGGGAGGGCCGCCTGCTCCTCGGTGGAAACGCCGATCTGGGCAGCGGCGCGGTGCTGGTGTCCTCCAGCGCGACATTCGGCGGCCACGGCACTGCCCGGAATGTGACGGCGCTGGCGGGTTCCGTGCTGCAAGTCGGCACGCCCGACGCCATGGTGGCGGAGCAATTGACCGTCTCCTCCACGCTGACCCTGCATGCGGGCGCGCAATTGAATTTCAACATCCTGTCCGGCAATGCCGACCCGGCCTCCAGCGTGAACTCATCGCTCACGGCGGGCGGTCTGGCCATCGTCGGCGGTTCCTCGGCCAATCTTACCATCGACTTGGACCGGCTGGCCAATGGCGTCTATAACTTCGGTAATGTTTCCACTCTCACCGGCGCGAAGATCACCTATTCCGGCCAGGACTTGGGTGAGCGCCAGAGAATCACCTACGAGTCGCTGGCGAACTCCGGCACCCTGTTAATAAAAATAGACCTCCCCGATAACGAGGTGATGCGCTGGACGGGGGCGGTGAATGGCGAGTGGAACATCAACACCGCCAACTGGCAGATCGCCGCCAGCGGCTCCTCATATTGGTTTGGTGACGGCGACAAGATCATCTTTGACGGCGCCGCCGATGCCGCCAATCCCGGCAACCGCACAATAAACATCGCAGGCAGGCGCATGACGCTTTCCGACTTGGTTGTGTCGGGAACGGCGGATTATGTTTTCCGGGGCGGCGCGGAGATCATAACTGATGCGAGTTCCGCGACGCCCAATATTTCCGGGAGTGCGCAAGGCAAATTATACAAGAGCGGCGCCGGCACGCTCGCGTTTGAAAACGCGGGCAACCAGTTCAACGGCGGCATCGAAATCGCCGGCGGCGCGGTGTCGTTTACCAGGGCGGAGCAACTGCGCACCAACGGCGCGGGCATCGTGCTGGATTCCGGCACCCTGCGCGCGGCGGCGGAGCTTCTGGTGCTGTCCGAGGAAATCAAGATCGGCACGGGCGCGTCCGGCGCCTTCGACACGGCCGGGCACACGGTGCGTTACACGGGCACCTTTGCCTCCGGCGCCAGTGGGACGTTTGTGAAAACCGGCTCCGGCGCGTTGGAGCTCATGGCCGACAACTCCGCGTATGACGGCTCGATGCTGGTCACGGGCGGCGAGTTGCTGTTGCGCAATGACGCGCTGGCGCAGACACGACTCGGCGGCACGGTGCGCGTCTTGTCCGGCGGGGCGTTTGGCGGGGAAGGCGTGGTCACCGGCACCGTCACGGTGGGGCAGGGGGGCTCGCTGCGAATCGGCACGGCAGTCACCGGGCAGGAGCAATTGCAAGTGGCCGATCTCCGGATGGAGGATGGCTCTTTCCTCTATGGCGGCGGCGTGCTGGCCGGAGCCATGACCGTCGGCTCCAGTGCGGGCGGTTTGGTCACATTAAACAATATCGCAGGAAAGCCCGTCACCATCACCGCGACCACCAGCGGTCCCGGCACGCTGGTAAAGGCGGGCGGCGGCGTGCTCACGCTTTCCGGCACCGCGGCGCTCGGTCATCATGCGACTCGCATCGCGGGTGGCCTGGTTTACCTGCGCGACATTGATTCCGGCGAAATACCGACGGTCGTCCACTCTTTCGATCTTGCCGGCGGCTGGCTGGACTTGTCCGACGTGCGGGATTACGGCGACGTGCCGTTTATCACCTGGAACAATCTCAGTTTTACCGGCAGTGCCGGCGGGGTCATCGGCTATGGCGACGAAATCAAGCTGCGCGACGGCGACGTGGGCTTCCAGATCGGCGGTTCGGGCACCGGACGCGGCGTTTTTGTGGTCGTCGATGCCGGAAGCGGCACCGCCACCCTCAGCGGCAGCAGCAACTACGTGGGCTACACGCGGGTGGACAGCGGCGTGTTGAGCGTCAGCCACGACACCAATCTGGGCAACACCGACGCCTCCATCGTCGCCCCCCGCGATGTCATCCTCAACGGCGGCAACCTGCTCGTGGCCGGAGGATTCGCCAGCGAGCGCAAGATCGAGATGCGTCAGAGCGGCACGGTCATCGTAAACAGCGGCACCGCCTCGTGGCTCGACCTCTCGGGCGCCGGCGCCTTCACGAAGGAGGGCGAAGGCACGCTCTTCCTCACCCTGCCCGGCAGCGGAACCAGCGCCCACACCGGCGCGAAGACCGTCGCCGCCGGCGTCCTCCAAGGCCGCGCCAACACGCTGGCCGGCGTCATCACCAACAGCAGCACCGTGGCGCTCTACGCTGACGAATCCGATTTTCCCGCCGGCGTATTCACCGGCACCATCGTCGGCGGCACGTTTGCCAAAACTGGCGACGGCACCGCTGACATCGGTTCCACCGCAGCCTTCACCGGTCTCGCTGCCTTGCGCGTGGAGGATGGCGTGCTCACTAGCACCGGGATGCCCCTGACGCTCTCGGCTGTGGCGTCCATTGACATCGGCGACCGCGGCACTTTCAGCCTGCCCAAGGGGGGAACGCTGACGGCGGCGGTGGTTCGCAATCAGGGCATGATTCGCGTCGGCCTCGGTGCCGGCGGCACCGTGCCCTCCGAGACGCTGACCATCCAGGGCGACTATCACGGCGGCGCATCCGCCGCCGCGCCCGGCTACCTCACGCTCGGCCTTGGGCGCGTCGTGGAGGGCCGGGTGATCGAGGCCGACACCTTCCACATCACCGGCAGCGCCGCCGGAACGACCTACGTGACCTTTGCGCGCCAGACCGCAAACGATCCCTTCGCGGATAATCTCGCGAACCTCGCCGACTCGCTTCCGCTTAACGTCGTGCGCGTGGACGGTGGTGGCGGCGAGTTTCTCCAAAGCGGGCGCCTCACCTATGGCGTGAAGGACTACGTGCTCGTCTATGAGCCGGACACCGGCACGAGCCACTGGCGCATTTCCCTGGCCTCCGAGATTCCGGCGCTCGTGGCCGTTGACGCCGCGCTCATGCTCGCCAATCACGCTTCTTTCGGCGGTCTCTCCCAACGCCTCGAATCCATGGGACTGCTCGACGGCTACAAGGGGCGCCAAGGTTTCGATCTTTGGGCCAACGGCATTTACCGCCGCGACAAGTTCTCCGACACCATCTACTCCGGTGCCACCGCCAACACCTACGGCTGGCAGGCTGGTGTGGACTACACCGATGCCAACCTTTCTTTCGCCCTCGGCATTTTCGTCGAAAAAATCACGTCCGATACCGATATGCCCTACGCCACCGACACCAAATCGGATACCGACGGGTTCGGCGCCTATATCACCTATCGCCCGTCCAAGTGGTTTTTCAACCTCCTCATTCGCCTGAACAATGGCCGCTACGACGTGAACATCCCCGAGACACCCACCTTCGGCACCGATACCGGCGGTGCGGGCATCTCCGTTGATGTCGGACGTTATTACGACCTGGGCTCCGGCTGGCTGCTGGAACCGCAGGTCCAGTTCCAATGGAGCCGCTCCAATGTGGACAACACGAAGGATAGCGTGCCCGTGGCCGGCATCAACGATCCCCGCACCAACTACGCGCGCGAATACCGTGTGCGCGCGATCGAATACAGCTCGCTGCGCGGCAGCCTCATGCTCAGCCGGAGCCTCGTCACCCGGCACGGTTGGGAGGTGCGCCCCTACGCCCGCGCCGCGTATGCCGGCGAGTTTGGCGGCGACACCGAAATGACGGTATATACCATCGGTGAGACTATAAAGTATGACAATTCGCTCGGCGGCGGCTACGGCACGCTGAACGGCGGCGCGACCGTGCGCATCCGCGACCGCTTCGATTTATGGGCTGATCTGGCTTGGTATTACGCCGGCAAGATCGACGGCTATAGCATCAACCTCGGCGCCGGCTGGCGCTTTTAA